The following nucleotide sequence is from Channa argus isolate prfri chromosome 9, Channa argus male v1.0, whole genome shotgun sequence.
AGGTTGGGCCAGGCCTTTAGGAAAATGGACACAGGGACAGCCACAGTCGAGGAGAGGGTGACCAAAGTGACAGCTGTTATAATGGTGGGAGACTGGTTGACTGGAGGGTGGCTGACGTTACTGGTCAATCCAGCTAGATAAGTGCCATAGAGGAGAAGACAACCCTAGAAAGATGAAGACACAATGTAAAGACAAAGGacaaaactatttaaatcaATACATTGAAATTCATCTTTCTGTCAATGTTatcttctctttgtctctggCAAGTAGTTGTTATCgcttgaaatgaaaatgtaaaactaatttaatcTAATGTGTGATAGTCGCCACAGAATTATGCTGGGGGACCTTAAAAACCGCTCCTATCGTGCAATTTTCATCTGACATCACATTTATTGTCTGTTACAACTAGAGCTTTAAATTTACATAATGATTTTGACCATGGGAATGCAGCAGTTGACGTCACATATTTTGATGTCCTTGTAACAATCAACATTAACACAATAGGTCTGATGAACTCTCGGGTATGTTGTGTCTGCCAGTTATCACAACAATGACGGCACACAAAGTATTCAATAAATACCTTCTGAACAGCAATAATGACAATCCACAGATCTGAGTATGCAGAGGAACAGGAGTCCAGCTGACTCAAGGAGTAGGAGATATCTTTCTCCACCACCTGcatcagaaaaaaatcattttctgtcattaGTTAAATTTTGTTTATATAATGCCAATGATTTTGCAGTTTGTGATGTTGCCAAAGTCATAACATCAAGATTTCTTATATTTTCTCATACATAAAATAATCCTATGGCAACAACAACCTTTCAGATGAAGCCAGGATCccaagagtttaaaaaaatcaaataaaacaaacaaaagcctctgtttgttttattacctGTTGTACAGCACAACAATTTTTGAATTAAATCATACCTTGACAACAGCTCTAGCAGATCGCGAACACCTAATGGGATCTGTGAGATTCCAAGCAGTGAGGAGAAGCATGTCCACCAGGATCAACAGAGCCACCATGCACATCAGCTGGATGTCTCGAAtgatctgaaagaaaaaaaataaagaaaaaaataaagtcacataACAAACTCCTTTTATTGAGAAAGCTTTGCCATCAGACTGCACTAACTCTGTGCCTTTGTGACCCTAGTTAGAAATTAATGTAGAACATTTCATCTAAGAATGATGCACACCACACATCAGGAAGCCTAAAGAAGCTATAGTATGAAAGtcagcaacaaaacacacatgagaTCAGTTCACTCCATGATGTGGAAGTGTCAAGcatgcatctgttttttttctatctttaataaaatctttctcactaatatttttctcttctcaaCACATTATGTAGAATACCAGCCActaaacaaacatattaaaaattactgaaaaggttaaaataacaaataactgGTTTATATTCTATAATACTTAGCACAGGTGATGTATCCTACTTACCACTCTCTTGTCAGGCACTTGCTGGGTGAACACTCTGTATAGTCTCCACGTCTTACCCAAAATTGGTCCAAACACAAGAGTACTGCCGACACAAAGAGTCCACATCCGAGCCTACATGAGAGAGTAGCAGATAGATAGTATCTGATAGTAATTTATCCAACAACTTCAGTGAGCTTTGAGTGTGATATGAAGGCTTACTTGTAGCATGGCTGTAGATGGACCCCCTTGTGAGTGTGCTTGTTCATCAATGGCAAACAGGAAGCCACTGCTGTAAGTGAGGAGACTTCCAAAAAGAGTCAGGACATTCAGGTTGGGACTAGACATCTTCACTATCCTGATAAAacaacatacacaaaataaatattttattttccgTGAATATATTTTTGCGTCTATATAACGTATTCACGTCACTTTGGAAACTACCTGTTGTTTTTGAAGCGCAGTGTGAAGAGCAGGAAGCAGAAAGCCAGCAGGATGCCACAAGAGAGCAGTGTCCACACCACAGCAGCTAGCACTGGGGACAGGGGCCACCTTGGGAGCTCCGTagctgtctgcacacacacatacacatccacACACCTGAAAGTCATATCTGAAAGATCACAGATGTAACTCCTGTACACCTACATTATATGATTTTGCACATCTAACCTTTGGcgccaaaggaaaaaaaggagtaCACAGGATTTATCTGAGTAAACAAACCTTTATTAAGGCAAACACAGCAACAATCATCATGGCCTTActagcttttatttaaaaatgattcagtattaatttaaaaaaaggcgaAAACAATTAAGCagattttaaacactgacagGCAGGATGATCAGAGGAGCAGAGTTGACCCCTCCATGATTACGCCGGGGGTTAAAGTATGGATGAAGTCTTTCACTGAATGAGTATCCAGTGAATGAGTAGATATGAGAGGCAAAGTCCACATTGTAAAACGAAACCTGCCCCCACTCCACATCCACATACACCCCAATTCTCTGGGGCTTCTCCACCAGTGGCACACAGAGAGGAGTGCTGCTGAGCGCCCAGTAGCTCTTGTCCTTTCTCATCCCTAGAGTCCAGTAGCCCTTTTTAGGGTTTAACATGCTCCCTCCTTTTCTGTTGACAGATGCAAGCCCAACTCCAATATCCCACTCTGTCTTCCCTTTCACCTGAACCTCAAAATAGAACCTGCCAGAGGAGAAACCCTCCTTTGCCAAAACACTTATGCCGGGGTAAAACCTCTCTGGGTTGTCAGGGAGGCTCAGCGCTACATCACAATGATAGACCTGTTTCTTGTTTTCAGATAGCACCAGTTTAGGGTGGGCTGTATCAGGATCAAGAGTTATCTCCACAGCACACTGCTTAGCTCTATGAAACTCAGTCTCACACAACCTCTTCACCTCACCCTTTACTGTCTCCTCCAGCTGACATGCTATTCTCCCGACTGCTCTCCTTACCACGCCTACGTATACAGCACTATCTATGCAGGTGTTTGACCAGTCTTTGGTGCCTGGCAGTGTGGAAAAAGCTGGAAATCTCTCGATAAGGTCACGGTCTCCTTTGGTGTCTGAGTAATGCTCCAACTCCAGCCCCTTGATCTCCTGTTCCACTTCCATGATGAGCCTGCTGGCCTTGAGTTCAACTTGCCTCTGCTTTGCACCAATCACGTCCACCACCTCAGCTTGGCTTCTCTGGACAAGCTGGAGAAGTTTGGCGAATACTTGCAAGCTCTCCTCAATCTCTCTTTCAGTGTTTCCTCGGCTGAGCTGAACAGTTTGGTtgattttaatgattttctgCAGCCTGGAGTCAATCATTTTTTCCACTTCATTAATCCTTTCAATTTGAGCTCTCCTGTCTCTGCTCTCATCCTCTACTGTGAGATGGGCCCTGTGGCCTTCCGTGTTGCAGATCTGGCACACACGTGTCTGCTCAGTGTTACAGAACAGATCCAGCTGTTTCTCATGCCTCTTGCACACCTTGTCTTGCATGTCCATCAATGGATTAATCAGGTGGTGTTTCTTGAAGGTGCCTAAAACATGATGGGCCTCACAGAAAGATGCAAAACAGTCCAGGCATGATTTTAGAGCTGTGACACTTTTACCAATGTACACATCACATGAAATGTCTCCAGTATAACATGGCGAGTGTTCCACATTAGTAgattcattttcatctttattttccaTCATCTTCTTGAACTGAGAAGCCACCTCTGAAATCAATGTGTTTACTTTCAGGTCAGGCCTCCTGTAGAATTTCTGCTTGCACATGGGGCACTGTGACAGATAGACGCTCCGCcagtatgtttttatgcagtCCCTGCAGAAGTTGTGCCCACATGGAGTTGAAACTGGTTGGGTGAACAAATCCAAACAAATGGGGCATAGAAGCTGCTCCTTGGACAGCACATTGCCAGCAGTAGCCATAT
It contains:
- the gpr156 gene encoding probable G-protein coupled receptor 156 isoform X2 → MQSQDDMATAGNVLSKEQLLCPICLDLFTQPVSTPCGHNFCRDCIKTYWRSVYLSQCPMCKQKFYRRPDLKVNTLISEVASQFKKMMENKDENESTNVEHSPCYTGDISCDVYIGKSVTALKSCLDCFASFCEAHHVLGTFKKHHLINPLMDMQDKVCKRHEKQLDLFCNTEQTRVCQICNTEGHRAHLTVEDESRDRRAQIERINEVEKMIDSRLQKIIKINQTVQLSRGNTEREIEESLQVFAKLLQLVQRSQAEVVDVIGAKQRQVELKASRLIMEVEQEIKGLELEHYSDTKGDRDLIERFPAFSTLPGTKDWSNTCIDSAVYVGVVRRAVGRIACQLEETVKGEVKRLCETEFHRAKQCAVEITLDPDTAHPKLVLSENKKQVYHCDVALSLPDNPERWPLSPVLAAVVWTLLSCGILLAFCFLLFTLRFKNNRIVKMSSPNLNVLTLFGSLLTYSSGFLFAIDEQAHSQGGPSTAMLQARMWTLCVGSTLVFGPILGKTWRLYRVFTQQVPDKRVIIRDIQLMCMVALLILVDMLLLTAWNLTDPIRCSRSARAVVKVVEKDISYSLSQLDSCSSAYSDLWIVIIAVQKGCLLLYGTYLAGLTSNVSHPPVNQSPTIITAVTLVTLSSTVAVPVSIFLKAWPNLVYGTVAGAIFICTLATNCMLFVPQLTQCRHFEDDQNNRIQMAKYFSSPSKSQPSVYSQDEIYYLVGENNSMKKLLSEKNAVIDSLQEQVNNAKDKLLRLMSASQPPEDPDKDSSVTNLNSSSTQTTEIQSEGPPSSLPQRDSKSLLPPHLTPGAVVPSSAHTTASLSDDMYPRENQMKVSIPGFTGKDTAESKKEDDLKQPVSLPSSGLLRTAEETVNFVTSLQCCGGGFKPFQIETFDSHSGLTAQLGPNAKLAGFVSSEQLQEILRELSVDAVLERTLRSPTQSARLPAQMKVAETCTLSPLSLRTPLCPHPPVLYPSISPYAMRKRRPPFHSSRRSLTPACFYTGCGKKREHCEQQAPIAPHDGATVDGTLLQVHNSDDELEEDKKEEADRHRLITKCQRCVSSCQRCAEHKHVSVDVEAGGKDKLHQRHIRDSCGYWDSDSSSSTDYCYYHHPYCESCLQRGSLLSSDSSSDSSDSEYESYAGLYRSPHPVVFKEDLKPTFV